A single region of the Halorubrum depositum genome encodes:
- a CDS encoding DUF1684 domain-containing protein, with protein MTDEYAERLRANRREKDEFFADHPQSPIPPEHRDGFDGLDYFPPDADYRVEATVTVHDDPEPVEMETTASNPVRYLRVVTFSFEVNGEEHALAGYRQEGEDGAIFVPFRDKTTGQQTYHQGRYMELEPEGEIADGDVVTLDFNLAYNPFCAYSETFACPLPPEENWLEIVVLAGERAPDVE; from the coding sequence ATGACCGACGAGTACGCCGAGCGGCTCCGCGCCAACCGCCGCGAGAAGGACGAGTTCTTCGCCGATCACCCGCAGTCGCCGATCCCGCCCGAGCACCGCGACGGGTTCGACGGGCTCGACTACTTCCCGCCCGACGCCGACTACCGCGTTGAGGCGACCGTGACGGTCCACGACGACCCTGAGCCGGTCGAGATGGAGACCACCGCGAGCAACCCGGTCCGGTACCTCCGGGTCGTCACCTTCTCCTTCGAGGTCAACGGCGAGGAGCACGCGCTCGCCGGCTATCGACAGGAGGGCGAGGACGGCGCGATATTCGTCCCGTTCCGCGACAAGACGACCGGCCAGCAGACGTACCACCAGGGCCGGTACATGGAGCTGGAGCCGGAGGGGGAGATCGCCGACGGGGACGTCGTCACCCTCGATTTCAACCTCGCGTACAACCCGTTCTGCGCGTACAGCGAGACGTTCGCCTGCCCGCTCCCGCCCGAGGAGAACTGGCTGGAGATCGTCGTCCTGGCCGGCGAGCGCGCGCCCGACGTCGAGTAG
- a CDS encoding potassium channel family protein has product MDSWKRRVVGYFGFVLFVLIFTAVVYRYGMRVYEGDPRTMIEALRFSVEMFTTTGFGGDSPWESQQLNAFIAVMDLVGMVLLIGALPVVVTPLLEEAFSTTAPRSLDEDLSDHVVVCSDTSRSTALIAEFDSHGIPYVIVEPDDDRAVRLHEGGRTVIRADPESTDGLAAANLADARALVTDVSDQVDASIVLAAKELAPDVRVVSVVEDPDRERYHRLAGADEVLSPRSLLGESLAAKVTTALQTDLGEAVAIGDSLRLAEVSVPHGSRLAGSTLGDSGIRERAGVNVIGAWFNGEFDAAPPPDATLSAGTVLLVSGRPDQLERLVELTNSATRRFGAGETVVIGYGQVGRAVAETVADADLPVTVVDREDAEGVDVVGDATEPETLRAAGVEAAQTVVLALPDDTTTEFTTLVVRDLAPNTQVLARVEDAASVRKMHRAGADYVLSLATVTGRLSASTVIEDRDVLSLDQQIEVVRRRVPRLAGRTLGRANVRETTGCTVIAIERDEETLTDLGPDTRIGADDELVVVGTDEGIRSFERRFA; this is encoded by the coding sequence ATGGACTCGTGGAAGCGCCGCGTCGTCGGGTACTTCGGCTTCGTCCTCTTCGTGCTGATCTTCACCGCGGTCGTCTACCGCTACGGGATGCGGGTGTACGAGGGCGACCCGCGCACGATGATCGAGGCGCTGCGCTTCTCGGTCGAGATGTTCACCACCACCGGGTTCGGCGGAGACTCCCCGTGGGAGAGCCAACAGCTGAACGCCTTCATCGCCGTGATGGACCTCGTCGGGATGGTGCTGCTGATCGGCGCGCTGCCGGTCGTGGTGACGCCGCTGTTGGAGGAGGCGTTCTCGACGACCGCCCCCCGGTCGCTGGACGAGGACCTGTCCGACCACGTCGTCGTCTGTTCGGACACCTCTCGGTCGACGGCGCTCATCGCGGAGTTCGACTCCCACGGGATCCCCTACGTGATCGTCGAACCCGACGACGACCGCGCCGTGCGGCTCCACGAGGGGGGCCGGACCGTGATCCGCGCCGACCCGGAGTCGACGGACGGGCTGGCGGCCGCGAACCTCGCCGACGCCCGGGCGCTGGTGACGGACGTCTCCGACCAGGTGGACGCGAGCATCGTGCTCGCCGCGAAGGAGCTGGCCCCGGACGTGCGCGTGGTCAGCGTCGTCGAGGACCCGGACCGCGAGCGGTACCACCGGCTCGCCGGCGCGGACGAGGTGCTCTCGCCGCGGTCGCTGCTCGGGGAGAGCCTCGCCGCGAAGGTGACGACCGCGCTCCAGACCGACCTCGGCGAGGCGGTCGCCATCGGCGACTCCCTCCGGCTCGCGGAGGTGTCGGTCCCGCACGGGAGCCGCCTCGCCGGGTCGACGCTGGGCGACAGCGGGATCCGCGAGCGCGCCGGCGTCAACGTCATCGGCGCGTGGTTCAACGGCGAGTTCGACGCGGCGCCTCCGCCGGACGCGACGCTGTCGGCCGGGACGGTCCTGCTCGTCTCCGGGCGGCCGGACCAGCTGGAGCGGCTCGTCGAGCTGACGAACTCCGCCACGCGGCGGTTCGGCGCGGGCGAGACGGTGGTGATCGGGTACGGACAGGTCGGGCGGGCGGTCGCCGAGACGGTCGCCGACGCCGACCTGCCCGTAACGGTCGTGGACCGGGAGGACGCCGAGGGCGTCGACGTGGTCGGCGACGCGACCGAGCCGGAGACGCTGCGCGCCGCCGGCGTCGAGGCGGCGCAGACGGTCGTGCTCGCGCTCCCGGACGACACGACGACGGAGTTCACGACGCTCGTGGTCCGCGACCTGGCGCCGAACACGCAGGTGCTCGCCCGCGTCGAGGACGCCGCGAGCGTCCGGAAGATGCACAGGGCGGGCGCCGACTACGTCCTCTCGCTCGCGACCGTCACCGGGCGGCTGTCCGCCTCGACGGTCATCGAGGACCGCGACGTGCTCTCGCTCGACCAGCAGATAGAGGTCGTCAGGAGGCGCGTGCCGCGGCTCGCCGGGCGGACGCTCGGCCGGGCGAACGTGCGAGAGACCACCGGCTGCACCGTCATCGCCATCGAGCGCGACGAGGAGACCCTGACCGATCTCGGTCCCGACACCCGGATCGGGGCGGACGACGAACTCGTCGTCGTCGGCACCGACGAGGGGATCCGGTCGTTCGAGCGCCGGTTCGCCTGA
- a CDS encoding DUF7521 family protein: MTTHIDLAIIVAKTAILVLGGSITYYALRAYGRTGDPSLRALGLGFGIVTVGALIGGVSHQVIGADLAVGIAINSLLTAVGFGVIVYSLYVE; the protein is encoded by the coding sequence ATGACAACGCACATCGACCTCGCCATCATCGTGGCAAAGACCGCCATCCTCGTGCTCGGTGGCAGCATCACCTACTACGCGCTCCGCGCGTACGGCAGGACCGGCGACCCCTCGCTGCGCGCGCTCGGACTCGGGTTCGGGATCGTCACCGTCGGCGCGCTCATCGGCGGCGTCTCCCACCAAGTCATCGGGGCCGATCTGGCCGTGGGTATCGCGATCAACAGCCTGCTGACCGCGGTCGGCTTCGGCGTCATCGTCTACTCGCTGTACGTGGAGTAG
- a CDS encoding universal stress protein: MTIVVPFDGSGLAEAALVRATEFGSVFDEDVLAVSVIPNGNREYARERDWIERDEEFDLASVVSTLHNQVTDLCPSADFRHKVVDRYAPSGTISKRLRRVARDEDASMVFLGSENAGHLVTAVSSVAGTVAAEDSYDVVIVRDRSPAKIAKLRNASSHDNPKSEFYLPN; encoded by the coding sequence ATGACAATTGTCGTTCCGTTCGACGGATCGGGACTGGCCGAAGCAGCGCTCGTCCGTGCCACCGAGTTCGGGAGCGTGTTCGACGAAGACGTGCTGGCCGTGAGCGTCATCCCGAATGGGAATAGGGAGTACGCCAGGGAACGCGACTGGATCGAACGGGACGAGGAGTTCGATCTGGCATCCGTCGTTTCGACGTTACATAACCAGGTAACTGACCTGTGTCCGAGCGCCGATTTCCGTCACAAAGTCGTCGATCGGTACGCTCCCTCCGGTACCATCTCGAAACGTCTGCGAAGGGTGGCGCGAGACGAAGACGCGTCAATGGTCTTCCTCGGGAGCGAGAACGCCGGTCATCTCGTCACCGCAGTGAGCAGCGTCGCGGGAACTGTCGCGGCGGAGGACTCCTACGACGTTGTCATCGTTCGCGACCGAAGCCCTGCGAAGATCGCCAAACTCAGGAACGCCTCCTCGCACGACAACCCAAAATCGGAGTTTTACCTCCCCAACTGA
- a CDS encoding DMT family transporter — translation MSRNRTIGLFLLVTLLFGSGFPAVKTGLSFIPPLLFAAARSYLASAVLLVYVGVTTEYWYPRSRRDLTAVFAGGLFLVGGTGIGFVAQQFITAGVAAIIFSLAPIITAVLAWPLLPAERLAGRDYAGVLLGFVGIAVVIRPDPASLLDPELVGKLLFFGALVVVELGAVLIRRSRTSMPIPALTGWMMMLGGTVHIVIAFAVGESIASIQPTPLAVVMVIYLSVFIGVFGLVAYLVLMGEVGPLKANLTTYLTPIVALAIGVVLLGESIQLMTLVGFGIIVAGFVLLESREISAELIKYRSLYR, via the coding sequence TTGTCTCGCAACCGAACTATCGGGTTATTCCTTCTCGTCACGCTCCTGTTCGGGTCAGGGTTCCCAGCGGTGAAGACCGGCTTGTCGTTCATCCCGCCACTGCTGTTCGCAGCGGCCCGGAGCTACCTGGCCTCCGCGGTTTTGTTGGTCTACGTCGGTGTGACGACGGAGTACTGGTATCCCCGTTCTCGACGAGACCTGACCGCGGTGTTCGCCGGGGGGCTGTTTCTGGTCGGCGGAACGGGTATCGGCTTCGTGGCCCAACAGTTCATCACTGCCGGTGTCGCTGCGATCATCTTCAGTCTCGCCCCGATTATTACCGCGGTGCTCGCGTGGCCGCTCCTCCCGGCCGAGCGACTGGCCGGCCGCGACTACGCCGGTGTACTGCTGGGCTTCGTCGGCATCGCCGTCGTCATCCGTCCGGACCCCGCAAGCCTCCTTGACCCGGAACTCGTCGGAAAATTGCTCTTCTTCGGCGCCTTGGTGGTCGTCGAACTCGGGGCCGTCCTCATCCGGCGTAGCCGGACGTCCATGCCGATCCCCGCCCTCACCGGTTGGATGATGATGCTCGGGGGGACTGTCCACATCGTGATCGCATTCGCAGTCGGCGAATCAATTGCCAGCATCCAACCGACGCCACTGGCAGTGGTGATGGTGATCTATCTCAGCGTCTTCATCGGCGTCTTCGGGCTCGTGGCGTACCTCGTGCTGATGGGCGAGGTGGGCCCGTTAAAAGCGAACCTGACGACGTATCTCACCCCTATCGTCGCCCTGGCGATCGGGGTGGTACTGCTGGGCGAGAGCATCCAACTCATGACGCTCGTCGGCTTCGGGATCATCGTCGCCGGGTTCGTGCTCTTGGAGAGTCGGGAGATCAGTGCCGAACTCATCAAGTACCGCAGCCTGTACCGGTGA
- a CDS encoding NADH:flavin oxidoreductase/NADH oxidase: MTDSLFAPLTLRDTELRNRVMLSPMCQYSADDGFANDWHRIHLGSRAVGGAGVVMTEATAVEERGRITPGCLGIWSDEHADAIEPIVDFVRSQGATPGIQLAHAGRKGSHRPPAEGGDPIPAADPAGWETVSATDAPYPDGDRAEGVEPAATRRMDGDDVDDVIESFADAAARALDAGFEIAEVHAAHGYLLHQFLSPVTNDRDDAYGGSFEDRTRLLREVVASVRDVWPDDKPVFVRISATDWLPDRDSWDVDDSVRLAPLLAEAGADLIDVSGGGIHPDQRLPGTGPGYQVPYAEAIREGTGVPVAAVGGITEPTHADALVRNGRADLVALGREMLRHPYWPLEAAHELGAEVEWPVQYRRGRFD, from the coding sequence ATGACGGATTCGCTCTTCGCGCCGCTGACGCTGCGCGACACCGAGCTCCGGAACCGCGTAATGTTGTCGCCCATGTGCCAGTACTCCGCGGACGACGGGTTCGCGAACGACTGGCACCGGATCCACCTCGGCTCCCGCGCGGTCGGCGGCGCCGGCGTCGTGATGACCGAGGCGACCGCCGTCGAGGAGCGCGGCCGGATCACCCCGGGCTGTCTCGGGATCTGGTCCGACGAGCACGCCGACGCGATCGAGCCGATCGTCGACTTCGTCCGGTCGCAGGGCGCGACGCCCGGGATCCAGCTGGCGCACGCGGGCCGCAAGGGCTCCCACCGCCCGCCGGCCGAGGGCGGCGACCCGATCCCCGCGGCCGACCCGGCGGGGTGGGAGACGGTATCGGCGACCGACGCGCCGTATCCCGACGGCGACCGCGCGGAGGGCGTCGAGCCCGCGGCGACCCGTCGGATGGACGGCGACGACGTCGACGACGTGATCGAGTCGTTCGCCGACGCCGCGGCGCGCGCGCTCGACGCCGGCTTCGAGATCGCCGAGGTCCACGCGGCCCACGGCTACCTCCTCCACCAGTTTCTCTCGCCGGTCACCAACGACCGGGACGACGCGTACGGCGGGAGCTTCGAGGATCGGACGCGACTCCTCCGCGAGGTCGTCGCGTCCGTCCGGGACGTGTGGCCCGACGACAAGCCCGTGTTCGTCCGGATCTCCGCGACCGACTGGCTGCCCGACCGCGACTCGTGGGACGTCGACGACTCCGTGCGGCTGGCCCCGCTGCTCGCCGAGGCCGGCGCGGACCTGATCGACGTCTCCGGCGGCGGGATTCACCCCGACCAGCGGCTCCCGGGCACGGGTCCGGGGTACCAGGTGCCGTACGCCGAGGCGATCCGCGAGGGGACCGGCGTGCCGGTCGCCGCGGTCGGCGGGATCACGGAGCCGACCCACGCCGACGCGCTCGTCCGGAACGGCCGGGCCGACCTCGTCGCGCTCGGCCGCGAGATGCTCCGGCACCCCTACTGGCCGCTCGAGGCCGCCCACGAGCTCGGCGCGGAGGTCGAGTGGCCGGTGCAGTACCGGCGCGGCCGGTTCGACTGA
- a CDS encoding 30S ribosomal protein S8e, producing the protein MKDQGRSTRKRTGGRLKHASNKKRHQLGREPAETTVGETRVQYIDSRGTEKKVRALSTNVAQVADGGEVSEAEIENVVDNPSNVNYARRNIVTKGAVIDTSAGRARVTSRPGQTGQVNAVLID; encoded by the coding sequence ATGAAAGATCAGGGACGCTCCACGCGCAAGCGGACGGGCGGTCGACTCAAGCACGCCTCGAACAAGAAGCGCCACCAGCTCGGCCGCGAGCCCGCCGAGACCACCGTCGGCGAGACGCGGGTCCAGTACATCGACTCCCGCGGCACGGAGAAGAAGGTCCGCGCGCTCTCGACCAACGTCGCGCAGGTCGCCGACGGCGGCGAGGTCAGCGAGGCCGAGATCGAGAACGTCGTCGACAACCCCTCGAACGTCAACTACGCCCGCCGGAACATCGTCACCAAGGGCGCCGTCATCGACACCTCCGCCGGCCGCGCCCGCGTCACCTCGCGCCCCGGCCAGACCGGACAGGTCAACGCGGTCCTCATCGACTGA
- the rnhB gene encoding ribonuclease HII yields MYLGVDEAGKGPVLGPMVAAAVLATPASLPADVDDSKRLSPDRREAIAETVRESDGVAVGVALVEPAEIDRPDTDMNTLTVRGQARAVRAALAEIGEISGEEPPTEPIRVVADAGDTSEKRFARRLGEFVEAVDEDGIGDPDDGDSAALPAVDVEAFHGADEDDPVVGAASVVAKVVRDARMAAIGERYPEYDGVGSGYPSDPTTRSFLRAYVADDGDVPNCARRSWATCDDVLAAAEQSGLDEF; encoded by the coding sequence GTGTACCTCGGCGTCGACGAGGCCGGTAAGGGACCCGTGCTCGGACCGATGGTCGCCGCGGCCGTGCTCGCGACCCCGGCGAGCCTCCCGGCCGACGTCGACGACTCGAAGCGGCTCTCTCCCGATCGGCGCGAGGCGATAGCCGAGACCGTCCGCGAGAGCGACGGCGTCGCCGTCGGCGTCGCGCTCGTCGAACCGGCCGAGATCGACCGGCCGGACACCGACATGAACACGCTCACGGTCCGCGGGCAGGCGCGAGCGGTGCGGGCCGCGCTCGCCGAGATCGGGGAGATCTCCGGCGAGGAGCCTCCCACGGAACCGATCCGCGTCGTCGCCGACGCGGGCGACACCAGCGAGAAACGGTTCGCGCGTCGGCTCGGCGAGTTCGTCGAGGCCGTCGACGAGGACGGGATCGGCGACCCCGACGACGGTGATTCCGCCGCCCTCCCCGCAGTCGACGTCGAGGCCTTCCACGGCGCCGACGAGGACGACCCGGTCGTCGGCGCGGCGAGCGTGGTCGCGAAGGTGGTCCGCGACGCCCGGATGGCCGCGATCGGCGAGCGGTATCCGGAGTACGACGGCGTCGGGAGCGGCTACCCGAGCGACCCGACGACGCGGTCGTTCCTGCGGGCGTACGTCGCCGACGACGGCGACGTCCCGAACTGCGCCCGTCGGTCGTGGGCGACCTGCGACGACGTGTTGGCGGCCGCCGAGCAGTCGGGGCTCGACGAGTTCTAG
- a CDS encoding ArsR/SmtB family transcription factor, producing MVRDPSREEDPPSVDDVLDALADDAARRIVTALTEPKTASDLSEECDIPLSTTYRKLEKLTDASLLRESTDIRRDGQHTTRYSVSFDSVTVSIDGGDGEADDRRELAVEFSRPERTRDERLADLWSELREET from the coding sequence ATGGTGCGGGACCCGTCGCGCGAGGAGGATCCGCCGTCGGTCGACGACGTGCTGGACGCGTTGGCCGACGACGCCGCGCGCCGGATCGTGACGGCGCTCACCGAACCGAAGACGGCGAGCGACCTCTCCGAGGAGTGCGACATCCCCCTGTCGACGACGTATCGGAAGCTGGAGAAGCTCACCGACGCCTCCCTGCTCCGGGAGTCGACGGACATCCGCCGCGACGGACAGCACACGACGCGCTACTCCGTCTCGTTCGACTCCGTGACGGTCTCGATCGACGGCGGGGACGGCGAGGCGGACGATCGCCGCGAGCTCGCCGTCGAGTTCTCCCGCCCGGAGCGCACTCGGGACGAACGGCTGGCCGACCTCTGGTCGGAACTGCGAGAGGAAACATGA
- a CDS encoding CopG family ribbon-helix-helix protein has product MRTSVNVPADLRDEFDRVWREEGLDNRSRAVREAMREYVESHARLESMTGEVVALVGFDYRHHDVIRELHGVQHAYQDVILNTSHTHQGEWCLESLFCRGEAARVRDLSYRLRDFDAVSRVKVMVIRDRGE; this is encoded by the coding sequence ATGCGAACGAGCGTCAACGTGCCGGCGGACCTCCGCGACGAGTTCGACCGGGTCTGGCGGGAGGAGGGACTCGACAACCGCTCGCGGGCGGTCCGGGAGGCGATGCGCGAGTACGTCGAGTCGCACGCGCGGCTCGAATCGATGACCGGCGAGGTGGTCGCGCTCGTCGGCTTCGACTACCGCCACCACGACGTGATCCGAGAGCTCCACGGCGTCCAGCACGCGTACCAGGACGTGATCCTCAACACCAGCCACACCCACCAGGGGGAGTGGTGTCTGGAGTCTTTGTTCTGCCGCGGCGAGGCCGCGCGCGTCCGCGACCTGAGCTACCGGCTCCGCGACTTCGACGCGGTCAGCCGGGTGAAGGTCATGGTCATCCGCGACCGCGGGGAGTGA
- a CDS encoding helix-turn-helix domain-containing protein produces the protein MSDAREELSRRIAGEITLSDDPGATLRKWRTDFDVSQTELAEQLDVSSSVISDYESGRRKSPGIGVVRRIVDGLLDIDERRGGGRLRQYARVLSAGFESDIVHDLREYSTAVPVEEFYEAMDATEIVRGDQDHVNGHTVINSIEAITRLSSEEFYRLYGQSTNRALVFTGVTRGESPLVALRVVSPTPNAVVLHGIEAEDLWDHAADLARVDRFSLATSTRDLDDCLADLQAL, from the coding sequence ATGAGCGACGCACGCGAGGAGCTCTCCCGCCGGATCGCCGGCGAGATAACGCTCAGCGACGACCCCGGGGCGACGCTCCGGAAGTGGCGGACCGACTTCGACGTCTCTCAGACCGAGCTCGCCGAGCAGCTCGACGTCTCCTCGTCGGTGATCTCCGACTACGAGAGCGGGCGGCGGAAGAGCCCGGGTATCGGCGTCGTGCGCCGGATCGTCGACGGCCTCCTCGACATCGACGAGCGGCGCGGCGGCGGGCGCCTCCGCCAGTACGCCCGCGTGCTCTCGGCGGGCTTCGAGAGCGACATCGTCCACGACCTCCGCGAGTACTCCACCGCGGTGCCGGTCGAGGAGTTCTACGAGGCGATGGACGCCACGGAGATCGTCCGCGGCGACCAGGATCACGTCAACGGCCACACCGTGATCAACTCCATCGAGGCGATCACGCGGCTCTCCAGCGAGGAGTTCTACCGCCTCTACGGGCAGTCGACGAACCGCGCGCTCGTGTTCACGGGGGTGACTCGCGGCGAGTCGCCGCTGGTCGCGCTGCGGGTCGTGAGCCCGACGCCGAACGCGGTCGTCCTCCACGGGATCGAGGCCGAGGACCTCTGGGACCACGCCGCCGACCTCGCGCGCGTCGACCGCTTCTCGCTGGCGACGTCGACCCGCGACCTGGACGACTGCCTCGCCGATCTGCAGGCGCTGTGA
- a CDS encoding methionine synthase, whose product MVRNPEANREQFRPNDHPNDAFLLTTVVGSYPKPKWLNRADELVDDPDSKFDAEDLEEAHDDACRLITHEHERAGLDTVVDGEMRRNEMVEFFADRIDGYEFNGPVKVWGHNYFDKPSVVEEVTYDEPWLVDEFEFTSDVAERPVKVPITGPYTLGFWAFNEAYPSTEELVYDLADLVNEEVEKLVEAGARYIQIDEPALATTPEDHAIVGEALERIVSGIDEDVRIGLHVCYGDYSRIYPEINDYPIDEFDVELCNGDFEQIPTFTDPEFEPDLALGVVDAHTAEIESVEEIKENVRQGLRVVPPEKLTISPDCGLKLLPREIAYGKTENMVTAVREIEAEIDSGAIDVENPLDD is encoded by the coding sequence ATGGTCCGAAACCCCGAAGCCAACCGCGAACAGTTCCGCCCGAACGACCACCCGAACGACGCGTTCCTGCTGACGACCGTCGTCGGCTCGTACCCGAAGCCGAAGTGGCTGAACCGCGCGGACGAGCTCGTCGACGACCCGGACTCGAAGTTCGACGCCGAGGACCTCGAGGAGGCCCACGACGACGCCTGTCGGCTGATCACCCACGAGCACGAGCGCGCCGGGCTCGACACGGTCGTCGACGGCGAGATGCGCCGCAACGAGATGGTGGAGTTCTTCGCCGACCGCATCGACGGCTACGAGTTCAACGGCCCGGTGAAGGTGTGGGGCCACAACTACTTCGACAAGCCGTCGGTCGTCGAGGAGGTCACCTACGACGAGCCGTGGCTCGTCGACGAGTTCGAGTTCACCTCGGACGTCGCCGAGCGCCCGGTGAAGGTCCCCATCACGGGACCGTACACGCTCGGATTCTGGGCGTTCAACGAGGCGTACCCCTCCACCGAGGAGCTCGTGTACGACCTCGCCGACCTCGTCAACGAGGAGGTCGAGAAGCTGGTCGAGGCGGGCGCGCGCTACATCCAGATCGACGAGCCCGCGCTGGCGACGACGCCGGAGGACCACGCTATCGTCGGCGAGGCCCTCGAACGCATCGTCTCCGGCATCGACGAGGACGTCCGCATCGGGCTCCACGTCTGTTACGGCGACTACTCGCGGATCTACCCCGAGATCAACGACTACCCGATCGACGAGTTCGACGTCGAGCTGTGTAACGGTGACTTCGAGCAGATCCCGACGTTCACCGACCCCGAGTTCGAGCCCGACCTCGCGCTCGGCGTCGTCGACGCCCACACCGCCGAGATCGAGTCCGTCGAGGAGATCAAAGAGAACGTCCGGCAGGGGCTCCGCGTCGTCCCGCCGGAGAAGCTCACGATCTCGCCCGACTGCGGGCTGAAGCTCCTCCCGCGCGAGATCGCGTACGGGAAGACCGAGAACATGGTGACCGCGGTCCGCGAGATCGAAGCCGAGATCGATTCCGGCGCGATCGACGTCGAGAACCCGCTCGACGACTGA
- a CDS encoding DUF7547 family protein — protein sequence MSSRDDRRDDELEERLDELEDVLSELRRDLRDTERDRPGPPRPPRLSELLRFTEQYTIPTIIALLETTIKSLELLRGTLRLADPGRSLADDSDATADRLADVRDGASAGLARSLSELRTALSEADLPEEAASRSIIEDARDLTAEIESRIEEGRREADAARRGRRDRPDGRSEERRRETGGGDATGSAGDDRGVRIDVTDPDADGESDGDGEADDSGDDRAPEVDVESELESIKRQFDDESGDAGEEATGADGEAADDGGEDDDTDPESA from the coding sequence ATGAGTTCCCGCGACGACCGACGCGACGACGAGCTCGAGGAGCGGCTCGACGAGCTCGAGGACGTCCTCAGCGAGCTTCGGCGCGACCTCCGGGACACGGAACGCGACCGCCCGGGGCCGCCGCGGCCGCCCCGGCTCTCCGAGCTGCTTCGGTTCACCGAGCAGTACACGATCCCGACGATCATCGCCCTCTTGGAGACGACGATCAAGTCGCTCGAACTGCTCCGCGGGACGCTCCGGCTCGCGGACCCCGGTCGGAGCCTCGCCGACGACTCCGACGCGACGGCCGACCGCCTCGCCGACGTCCGCGACGGCGCGAGCGCCGGCCTCGCGCGGTCGCTCTCGGAGCTCCGGACGGCGCTCTCCGAGGCCGACCTTCCGGAGGAGGCCGCCTCCCGCTCGATCATCGAGGACGCCCGCGACCTCACCGCCGAGATCGAGTCGCGGATCGAGGAGGGCCGCCGGGAGGCCGACGCCGCGCGTCGCGGACGACGGGACCGGCCCGACGGGCGGAGCGAGGAGCGACGACGCGAGACCGGCGGCGGTGACGCCACCGGTTCGGCCGGCGACGACCGCGGCGTCCGGATCGACGTGACCGACCCGGACGCGGACGGCGAGAGCGACGGAGACGGTGAGGCGGACGACTCGGGCGACGACCGCGCGCCCGAGGTCGACGTCGAGTCGGAACTGGAGTCCATCAAGCGCCAGTTCGACGACGAGTCGGGGGACGCCGGGGAAGAGGCCACGGGCGCCGACGGAGAGGCTGCGGACGACGGAGGAGAGGACGACGACACCGACCCCGAATCGGCCTGA
- a CDS encoding sugar phosphate isomerase/epimerase family protein — protein sequence MEIGLTVGDDLDRLAASPSRFDFCELGVGEPTLVPGDIDPERLDDALAGRDLLVHLPYSQRLASYVPEVNDAIVAYQRRLLEAAGGLGAEKAVLHATSADRDDVEFREVAAEQLRRVADAGREAGVEVVVENVGHQHAGLQLSVLGEMARDTDTPVCFDVGHAYMEGGDKAIERFLRSHGDRVSHLHCHDVRRRGDTHLPIGAGEVDYESVAAEIDGFDGTVALEVFTDDDALLVDSAERVAARLGAEF from the coding sequence ATGGAGATCGGTCTCACCGTCGGCGACGACCTCGACCGCCTCGCGGCGTCGCCCTCCCGGTTCGACTTCTGCGAGCTCGGGGTCGGCGAGCCGACGCTCGTGCCCGGCGACATCGACCCCGAGCGGCTCGACGACGCGCTCGCCGGCCGCGACCTGCTCGTCCACCTCCCCTACAGCCAGCGGCTGGCGAGCTACGTCCCAGAGGTGAACGACGCCATCGTCGCCTACCAGCGGCGGCTCCTGGAGGCGGCCGGTGGCTTGGGTGCCGAGAAGGCGGTGCTCCACGCGACCTCCGCCGACCGCGACGACGTCGAGTTCCGCGAGGTCGCCGCCGAGCAGCTCCGCCGCGTCGCCGACGCCGGCCGCGAGGCGGGCGTCGAGGTCGTCGTCGAGAACGTCGGCCACCAGCACGCCGGGCTCCAGCTCTCCGTCCTCGGCGAGATGGCGCGCGACACCGACACCCCGGTCTGCTTCGACGTGGGGCACGCGTACATGGAGGGCGGCGACAAGGCGATCGAGCGGTTCCTGCGCTCCCACGGCGACCGCGTCTCGCACCTCCACTGTCACGACGTGCGCCGCCGGGGCGACACCCACCTCCCGATCGGCGCCGGCGAGGTGGACTACGAGAGCGTCGCGGCCGAGATCGACGGATTCGACGGCACAGTCGCGCTGGAGGTGTTCACCGACGACGACGCTCTGCTCGTCGACTCCGCGGAGCGCGTCGCGGCCCGGCTGGGAGCAGAGTTTTAG